The following proteins come from a genomic window of Flavobacteriales bacterium:
- a CDS encoding tetratricopeptide repeat protein yields the protein MEVGATYLPCSDLLVKMKYFCALSVKAAHATLNRNIRYISLLFLVALTVSISGCSTKKKNFLSRGYHNLTAKYNVYWNGKESLKEGVAKLEKSHSDDYEQILEVFPIGSSESAKSVYSEMDYGIEKASLTIAKHSMLFKGKEYVSSIDDSYMLIGKAHFYKRDYVQALEMFTYVIKQYKKNKIRFDGYMWLIRTNTELARFKDAEKIITTLEEEKNFPKKKLGELAAVKADYYIKKGDYEKAKNQLRAAINTTKKRKNKSRYTYILAQLYEQLNNNDSAAICYSQVLRKNVPYVMEFNARINRALMASAESGSLEAIKHELVKMSKDEKNSDYFDRIYYALGDIAMKENDEDLALTYFKTSVASSTQNFTQKAVSYYTMADIYFDKPEYELASAYYDSSLAILPEKNKEYERVKARQESLAELVKNIRIIARQDSLLKLGEMSDTELDAMIADIVEQAKQDEEQRKFDQQNAQNNQNNLQQQQNQSQNPSGSGSTTGSGWYFYNTTALSFGANNFRQKWGDRRNEDDWRRSNKASTNIDQLVDENGDTTAVTADQLLDPEFYKKDIPRTPEQKDSARAMIQTAYYDLGTIYKEQLSEDQRSINTFEELLQKYPHGKWTLETYYQLYRLYKGIGDDRKAQEYANRILREYPDSEYAKIIRDPKYLEKLETMRGRLGQMYDMAFANFHKGEYERTLEACDSALTKFKDDDILSKFALLKVMTIGATERLIVYRKALEDYIAKYTAAPEKARAEELLEYVKGLMGETVADEPVKEEEKPDPGYTYDPEALHYYGLVVEDLQDLAGLKGRISNFNTTNFSVETLSIKNLKLSNKEDLIFVQGFQETKKAMDYYGAIRSDTTVFQGIDLPKTSQFIISTDNFTKFYQSKEVPVYMEFFNANYLEKKGG from the coding sequence ATGGAGGTTGGGGCAACGTACTTGCCTTGTTCAGACTTATTGGTTAAAATGAAATATTTTTGCGCACTTTCAGTTAAGGCTGCGCACGCTACTTTGAATCGGAATATCCGTTATATCTCCCTTCTCTTTCTTGTCGCACTCACCGTTTCCATAAGCGGTTGTTCGACCAAGAAGAAGAATTTCCTGAGCCGAGGTTACCACAACCTTACGGCCAAATACAACGTGTATTGGAACGGGAAGGAATCGTTGAAGGAAGGCGTGGCCAAGCTGGAGAAGAGTCACTCTGACGATTATGAGCAGATACTGGAGGTCTTTCCCATCGGGTCGTCCGAGTCGGCCAAGTCGGTCTATTCTGAGATGGATTATGGTATTGAGAAAGCATCGCTCACCATTGCCAAGCACTCCATGCTTTTTAAAGGAAAGGAGTATGTGAGCAGCATTGACGATTCGTACATGCTCATTGGCAAGGCGCATTTCTATAAGCGCGATTATGTGCAGGCGCTGGAAATGTTCACGTACGTGATCAAGCAGTACAAGAAGAACAAGATCCGCTTTGATGGCTACATGTGGCTCATCCGTACCAACACGGAGCTTGCACGATTCAAGGATGCCGAGAAGATCATCACTACGCTGGAGGAAGAGAAGAATTTCCCCAAGAAAAAATTGGGCGAACTGGCTGCCGTGAAGGCCGATTACTACATCAAGAAAGGCGATTACGAAAAGGCCAAGAACCAATTGCGTGCGGCCATCAATACCACCAAGAAGCGGAAGAACAAGTCGCGTTACACCTACATTCTGGCGCAGCTGTACGAACAGTTGAACAACAACGACAGCGCAGCCATTTGCTATTCGCAAGTGTTGCGCAAAAACGTGCCGTACGTCATGGAATTCAATGCGCGCATCAACCGCGCGCTGATGGCAAGTGCCGAATCGGGTTCGTTGGAAGCGATCAAGCACGAGCTTGTCAAGATGTCGAAGGATGAGAAGAACAGCGATTATTTCGACCGCATCTACTACGCCTTGGGAGACATTGCCATGAAGGAGAATGACGAAGACCTCGCACTCACGTATTTCAAGACCTCGGTGGCCTCCTCCACGCAGAATTTCACGCAGAAAGCGGTCTCGTACTACACCATGGCCGACATTTATTTCGATAAACCTGAGTACGAGCTGGCTTCGGCCTATTACGACAGTTCGTTGGCCATTCTCCCCGAAAAGAACAAGGAATACGAGCGCGTAAAGGCCCGTCAGGAAAGTTTGGCGGAACTGGTGAAGAACATCCGCATCATTGCGCGGCAGGACAGCTTGCTGAAGCTTGGCGAAATGTCGGACACCGAGCTGGATGCGATGATCGCGGATATAGTGGAGCAGGCGAAGCAAGATGAGGAACAGCGGAAGTTCGATCAGCAGAATGCGCAGAACAACCAGAACAATTTACAACAGCAGCAGAATCAGTCGCAGAATCCGAGCGGTAGCGGTTCCACCACCGGATCGGGCTGGTATTTCTATAACACCACCGCGCTGAGCTTTGGAGCCAATAATTTCCGCCAAAAGTGGGGCGACCGTAGAAATGAGGACGATTGGCGCAGGAGCAACAAGGCATCGACCAATATCGATCAGTTGGTTGATGAGAATGGTGACACCACCGCAGTAACTGCGGATCAATTGCTCGACCCGGAGTTCTACAAAAAGGACATTCCGAGAACACCGGAGCAGAAAGACAGCGCACGCGCAATGATCCAGACCGCATACTACGACCTCGGAACCATTTACAAGGAACAGCTGAGTGAGGACCAACGCTCCATCAATACCTTCGAGGAACTGTTGCAGAAGTATCCGCATGGAAAATGGACGTTGGAAACCTACTACCAGCTTTACAGATTGTATAAAGGCATAGGTGACGACCGAAAAGCCCAGGAGTACGCCAACCGCATTCTGCGCGAATATCCGGACAGCGAATACGCCAAGATCATCCGCGACCCGAAATACTTGGAGAAATTGGAGACCATGCGTGGCCGTTTGGGTCAGATGTACGATATGGCCTTTGCCAATTTCCACAAGGGCGAGTACGAACGTACGCTGGAGGCTTGTGATAGTGCCCTCACCAAGTTCAAGGATGATGATATTCTCTCCAAGTTCGCCTTGCTGAAAGTGATGACCATCGGAGCTACGGAACGGCTTATCGTTTACAGAAAGGCACTTGAAGATTACATTGCCAAGTACACGGCTGCGCCTGAAAAAGCGAGGGCAGAGGAATTGCTCGAATACGTGAAAGGGCTGATGGGCGAAACGGTTGCCGATGAACCGGTAAAGGAGGAAGAGAAACCCGATCCCGGCTACACCTACGACCCCGAAGCGCTACACTATTATGGGCTTGTTGTTGAAGATCTACAGGACCTGGCCGGCCTGAAAGGACGTATTTCCAATTTCAATACCACCAACTTCTCGGTAGAAACCCTCAGCATCAAGAACCTGAAGTTGTCGAACAAGGAGGATCTGATTTTCGTTCAGGGTTTTCAAGAAACCAAAAAGGCGATGGATTACTACGGGGCGATCAGATCGGACACTACCGTATTTCAGGGCATCGACCTCCCAAAGACCAGCCAGTTCATCATCTCCACCGATAACTTCACCAAATTCTATCAGAGCAAAGAAGTGCCTGTTTATATGGAGTTCTTCAATGCCAATTATCTGGAGAAGAAGGGAGGGTAG
- a CDS encoding bifunctional UDP-N-acetylmuramoyl-tripeptide:D-alanyl-D-alanine ligase/alanine racemase — protein MEELDSLRGIASALEVPCPFEFQDVIIKELAIDSRKVVLPSQSLFFAIQGDRHDGHSFIEQLYESGVRAFVVSSDYSAPEKLDDAFFIRVENTLTALQTVAAAKRAMYNYPVVGITGSNGKTIVKEWLYQLLDSSYNIIRSPKSYNSQVGVPLSVWRMKSENNLALIEAGISMPGEMIKLERIIRPTIGIFTNLGQAHDENFADANQKAREKLDLFQNVDTLIYCKDYLIIQEELEHYPFASNPKLFAWSRRTTADLQIGRIEKKDGQTEIQGIYQHNFIRIKIPFTDEASIENAIHCWATLLLLGLENDDIAQRMEQLVPVAMRLELKQGINNCSVINDSYNSDLQSISIALDFLQQQQQHPKRTLVLSDILQTGRSDDELYGEVAQLVREKKVDRLIGIGKHISTQSAQFAQGSEFYESTSAFLEAYHHDMFHNETILLKGARTFGFEAISRIIQHKTHQTVLEIDLGAMVHNLNLIRSLLKPDTKLMAMVKAFGYGSGSFEIANVLQFHHVGYLAVAYADEGIELRKAGISLPIMVISPEEQSFDAMIQYGLEPEIFSVRSLQLLENAIKRKGSLDAPLKIHIKLNTGMNRLGFSERDLNQLMVRVKNNSQLKVASVFSHLAASENPDEDDFTRRQIAQFEVMSKQLLDYFGYPILRHICNSFGIIRFPEAQFDMVRLGIGLYGVAPESPITDKLRNVSTLRTTITQMHELKTGDTIGYGRTEKVVGEMRSATLPIGYADGLSRKNGNRQGCVLVNGHRAPIVGNVCMDMCMVDVTGIPCKEGDDVIVFGESYPITEFAKSSETIPYEVLTSVSSRVKRVYFQE, from the coding sequence GCAAGGTGGTTTTGCCCTCGCAATCGTTGTTTTTTGCCATCCAAGGCGATCGCCACGATGGCCACAGTTTCATTGAACAACTGTACGAAAGTGGTGTCCGCGCATTTGTGGTAAGCTCCGATTATTCGGCTCCCGAAAAATTGGATGACGCGTTCTTCATCCGCGTAGAAAATACGCTGACCGCCCTTCAAACTGTCGCGGCCGCCAAGCGCGCCATGTACAATTATCCTGTAGTTGGTATTACGGGCAGCAACGGCAAAACCATCGTCAAAGAATGGCTCTATCAATTGCTTGATTCAAGCTACAATATTATACGAAGCCCCAAGAGTTACAATTCGCAGGTGGGTGTTCCACTATCCGTCTGGCGCATGAAATCGGAGAACAATCTGGCGCTTATCGAGGCGGGAATTTCCATGCCTGGCGAGATGATCAAACTGGAACGCATCATCCGTCCGACCATTGGAATTTTCACCAATTTGGGACAGGCACACGATGAGAATTTTGCAGACGCGAACCAAAAGGCGCGCGAAAAACTCGATCTCTTTCAGAATGTAGACACGCTGATCTACTGCAAGGATTACCTCATCATTCAGGAAGAATTGGAGCATTATCCGTTTGCATCCAACCCAAAATTGTTTGCATGGAGCAGACGAACTACAGCCGATCTTCAGATCGGGCGTATCGAGAAGAAGGATGGGCAAACCGAGATCCAAGGAATCTACCAGCACAATTTCATTCGCATCAAGATTCCGTTTACGGATGAGGCATCTATTGAAAATGCCATTCATTGTTGGGCAACGTTGCTGTTGCTTGGCTTGGAGAATGACGACATCGCGCAGCGCATGGAACAGCTTGTTCCTGTTGCCATGCGTTTGGAACTGAAACAGGGCATCAACAACTGTTCGGTCATCAACGATTCGTACAATTCCGATCTACAATCAATTTCCATTGCACTCGATTTTCTTCAGCAGCAACAACAGCATCCTAAGCGAACGTTGGTGCTTTCGGATATCCTTCAAACAGGTCGTTCGGATGATGAATTATACGGTGAAGTGGCGCAACTGGTGCGCGAAAAGAAAGTAGACCGTCTCATCGGCATCGGGAAACACATTTCCACGCAGTCTGCACAATTTGCCCAAGGCAGCGAATTCTACGAATCAACCAGCGCGTTTTTGGAAGCATATCATCACGATATGTTCCACAACGAAACCATTCTGTTGAAGGGTGCGCGAACGTTCGGTTTTGAGGCCATCAGTCGTATCATTCAGCACAAGACACACCAAACCGTTCTGGAGATCGACCTGGGCGCCATGGTGCATAACCTCAACCTCATTCGCTCGCTCCTAAAACCTGATACCAAGCTGATGGCAATGGTAAAGGCTTTCGGCTATGGAAGCGGAAGCTTCGAGATTGCTAACGTGCTACAGTTCCATCACGTTGGTTACTTGGCCGTGGCTTATGCCGATGAGGGGATTGAACTCCGCAAAGCCGGAATATCATTGCCCATCATGGTCATCAGCCCAGAAGAGCAAAGTTTTGACGCGATGATCCAATACGGATTGGAGCCTGAGATCTTCAGCGTGCGCTCGCTACAGCTTTTAGAAAATGCCATCAAACGCAAAGGCTCGTTGGATGCTCCATTGAAGATCCACATCAAACTGAACACAGGCATGAATCGCCTTGGTTTCTCCGAGCGCGACCTGAACCAATTGATGGTGCGCGTGAAGAATAATTCGCAGTTGAAAGTGGCCTCGGTTTTCTCGCACTTAGCCGCCAGCGAAAACCCTGATGAGGACGATTTTACTCGCAGACAGATCGCGCAGTTTGAGGTGATGAGCAAGCAACTTTTGGATTATTTCGGGTATCCGATTCTCCGTCATATCTGTAATTCGTTCGGTATTATCCGCTTCCCCGAAGCGCAGTTCGACATGGTGCGGTTGGGTATTGGTCTGTATGGTGTGGCTCCAGAAAGTCCCATCACCGACAAGCTTCGCAACGTAAGCACACTCCGTACAACTATCACGCAAATGCACGAACTCAAAACGGGTGACACCATCGGTTATGGCAGAACGGAGAAAGTGGTCGGTGAAATGCGTTCGGCCACACTTCCCATAGGTTATGCCGATGGGCTAAGCCGCAAAAACGGGAACCGTCAGGGCTGCGTGCTCGTGAATGGCCACCGCGCTCCGATCGTAGGCAATGTTTGCATGGACATGTGCATGGTGGATGTAACAGGAATTCCCTGCAAAGAGGGCGATGATGTGATTGTGTTCGGTGAAAGCTATCCGATAACCGAATTCGCCAAAAGCTCGGAAACCATTCCGTACGAAGTGCTTACAAGTGTTTCTTCGCGCGTGAAGAGGGTTTACTTTCAGGAGTAG
- a CDS encoding peptidoglycan DD-metalloendopeptidase family protein, whose protein sequence is MAEKKEPKEKLRHRLRVKYRLVIMNEETFKERASLLLTPLNVIIFGGSLAIFLIVSVIYLIAFTPLREYIPGYADTNLRLQVYENTLRTDSLERELAMKDLYLQNIKMIISGETPDQETREPDTTKNYADIDFSTSKQDSMLRAMVEQEERFNIQNLQLGAKSSMDDNIRNLFFFAPIKGEVTAGFDSREKHYAVDVVAKENEPIKACLDGTVIFSSWTYDSGHVIAIQHSSNLTSFYKHCSVLLKKTGESVKAGEVIAVVGNSGELTTGPHLHFELWFNGRPVNPQDYIVF, encoded by the coding sequence ATGGCAGAAAAAAAGGAACCGAAAGAGAAGCTGCGACACCGACTGCGGGTCAAGTATCGCTTGGTGATCATGAACGAGGAAACGTTCAAAGAGCGCGCAAGCTTGCTGCTTACACCTCTGAACGTGATCATCTTCGGAGGCTCGCTGGCCATTTTCCTCATCGTTTCGGTCATCTACCTCATTGCCTTCACTCCGCTGCGCGAGTACATTCCTGGCTATGCCGATACGAACCTGCGTCTACAGGTGTATGAGAACACGCTCCGCACCGACTCTTTGGAGCGCGAACTGGCCATGAAGGACCTGTATCTCCAGAACATCAAGATGATCATTTCGGGAGAAACCCCCGACCAAGAGACGCGCGAACCCGACACCACTAAGAACTACGCAGACATTGATTTCAGCACTTCCAAGCAGGATTCGATGCTGCGCGCGATGGTAGAACAGGAAGAGCGATTCAATATTCAGAACCTGCAGTTGGGCGCCAAGTCGTCCATGGACGACAACATCCGCAATCTCTTCTTCTTTGCGCCCATCAAAGGCGAGGTTACGGCAGGATTCGATTCACGTGAAAAGCATTATGCCGTAGACGTGGTTGCGAAAGAGAACGAGCCCATCAAGGCCTGTTTGGACGGAACCGTGATCTTCTCTTCGTGGACGTACGATTCAGGTCATGTCATCGCCATCCAGCACTCCAGCAACCTCACTTCGTTTTATAAGCATTGCTCTGTACTGCTCAAAAAAACGGGCGAATCCGTAAAAGCGGGAGAAGTGATCGCGGTGGTTGGCAACTCTGGCGAGCTTACAACAGGACCTCACCTTCACTTCGAACTCTGGTTCAATGGAAGGCCTGTGAACCCGCAGGATTATATTGTGTTTTAG